One stretch of Ipomoea triloba cultivar NCNSP0323 chromosome 8, ASM357664v1 DNA includes these proteins:
- the LOC116026921 gene encoding protein FAR1-RELATED SEQUENCE 5-like, producing MAKFNISQVVTFCGVLLDLVVPLVDYRIKLIGATHVKHPKKKLHDDKVQSDLAYLSFTEDLDSRTNPFQEGENNRNQDTWNPIRVHSVFITRPITTSLKHHWWKKQECPKIIPFDRGRNYSGPFQVISQIEDNAYKIRGRIIFKEGEDDAAQHNEDPLRDQLSRVFWADGVARKQFSLFGEAMAFDATYQTNKYKLVFVPFTGVDHHKRCVTFAAGLIASEDEESYRWLLINFKKAMGRTPPITITDQDPAMKVAIAMEFPETRHRFCMWHIMTKVGDKVGAEMAKNTEFRRALNSVVWNENCMPEEFENGWNGVVHKYGLQDNGWLKLMYEQRESWIPAYFQDMFMGGLLRTTSRSESENSVFRSNTSKHMCLVEFFYQFERTINRQRSKQAELDAACNGHLPTLKTPLSVEREAASIYTLAIFYQLQGEIIGACFSCRVRSFAVSEPTRTYAIEDDKGKSYTVVVENGSNNISCTCRMYRRIGLLCRHAFVILKDERFDHIPPQHITPRWTRDAAQKTSRDPYSCTQAEELQSVAKSLEETQVINTFYKCLGLANGXTSMSGDKDSGEANLGKRATMETYCGIPAPETILVHPPQVSKNKGSGKRIKSMKEIAIKGMRKKGRTCATCGLANGHNSRTCLKR from the exons atggctaaatttaatatttctcAAGTTGTTACATTTTGTGGTGTACTGTTAGACTTAGTTGTTCCACTTGTTGATTATAGGATAAAGTTAATTGGAGCAACTCATGTCAAGCATCCCAAGAAGAAGTTACATGATGATAAAGTACAAAGTGATCTTGCTTATTTGTCTTTCACTGAAGAtttggattcgaggacgaatccttttcaagaaggggagaaTAATAGGAACCAGGATACATGGAACCCAATAAGGGTCCATAGTGTGTTCATCACAAGGCCTATCACTACATCCTTAAAGCATCATTGGTGGAAGAAACAAGAATGCCCAAAAATAATTCCATTTGATAGAGGAAGGAATTATAGTGGCCCATTTCAAGTGATATCACAGATTGAAGACAATGCTTATAAGATTCGAGGTCGAATCATTTTTaaagaaggggaggatgatgcgGCGCAACATAATGAAGATCCATTGAGA GATCAATTGAGCCGTGTGTTTTGGGCCGATGGTGTTGCAAGAAAACAGTTTAGCTTATTCGGAGAAGCCATGGCGTTTGACGCGACATACCAAACGAACAA GTACAAGCTAGTGTTTGTTCCATTTACCGGCGTAGACCACCATAAGAGATGTGTTACATTCGCTGCGGGATTGATTGCTAGCGAAGATGAGGAGTCTTACCGTTGGCTTTTAATCAACTTCAAAAAAGCAATGGGGAGAACCCCACCAATAACAATCACCGATCAAGACCCAGCCATGAAAGTTGCCATTGCTATGGAGTTTCCCGAGACCCGTCATCGTTTCTGCATGTGGCATATAATGACTAAAGTTGGGGACAAAGTAGGAGCCGAAATGGCAAAGAATACTGAATTTCGTCGCGCGCTAAACAGTGTTGTGTGGAATGAAAATTGTATGCCTGAAGAGTTTGAGAATGGTTGGAATGGTGTTGTGCATAAATATGGGCTACAAGATAATGGATGGTTGAAGCTTATGTATGAGCAACGTGAATCATGGATACCTGCGTATTTCCAAGATATGTTTATGGGAGGGCTGTTGCGAACAACTTCTCGTTCGGAATCCGAGAACAGTGTTTTCCGAAGTAATACTAGTAAACATATGTGTCTTGTGGAATTTTTCTATCAGTTTGAGCGCACAATCAATAGGCAACGAAGTAAACAAGCTGAATTAGATGCCGCTTGCAATGGCCACCTTCCTACCCTAAAGACACCGTTGAGTGTTGAGCGTGAGGCAGCGTCAATATACACATTGGCAATTTTTTACCAGTTGCAGGGAGAAATAATAGGTGCATGTTTCTCCTGCCGAGTGCGATCATTCGCAGTTAGCGAACCTACCCGGACATACGCAATTGAAGACGATAAAGGGAAGTCATACACAGTGGTAGTTGAAAATGGGAGCAACAACATCAGTTGCACATGCCGAATGTACAGAAGGATTGGGCTGCTTTGTAGGCATGCTTTTGTAATACTGAAAGATGAGCGGTTCGATCATATTCCACCACAGCACATCACTCCACGTTGGACACGGGATGCTGCTCAAAAAACAAGTCGTGATCCGTACTCGTGCACGCAAGCGGAAGAATTACAAAGTGTAGCTAAGAGTTTGGAGGAAACCCAGGTAATAAATACTTTCTACAAGTGTTTGGGATTAGCTAACGGGANAACGTCAATGTCCGGGGACAAAGACAGTGGGGAGGCGAATCTTGGAAAACGTGCAACAATGGAAACATACTGTGGGATACCAGCTCCGGAAACAATCCTAGTGCACCCGCCACAAGTATCGAAGAACAAAGGTTCTGGCAAACGAATTAAATCGATGAAGGAGATTGCGATCAAGGGAATGAGAAAGAAAGGgcgtacatgtgcgacatgtgGACTGGCGAACGGACATAATAGCCGAACTTGCCTTAAAAGGTAG
- the LOC116026920 gene encoding uncharacterized protein LOC116026920: protein MTDPLRGSRSQSPDAVSTGIPSFSLGLTQEHPSTRWEEVAAIRRHYDVVPAAGPIHGSTSNTLTVVCVMNHSSTPDLTDDHPTQLWAEAEVIARKYDVVPTLDTSRGSTSNPTPVGPIAVPVFAGPQHQSSIGNAVQNSVTKINQSEGRAIGSNDNDKTPIQQIPRTHPGYSMVFNQTCAAPQKFSRQPLGAVVPLRTIDWNSYAPRTRTRTLQMRSVKKPESQVVYDWMATNVNLDRNAELFNYGGWSARREDFMSLLEGNQVAVAIINAWASLLNFRERGKPIAAPSRFFVSIATTLHTVSNFQAPRSHRLQLFTERMEAELKLTSYATWGDVDMFIFPILHGTHYYVISVDVRRLKFDIIDNLSTGGDSLEKYGQTHMQLHDLLSVFFEDSGFPALYIKVTALQPRRLRMSWRETKNSIDSGVFAMRHMETYVGQSIASWDCGIRRGDARCVREMRVRLMSELLLFHNNTPSAQRQRSGGI, encoded by the exons ATGACTGACCCATTACGGGGGTCGCGCTCACAATCACCAGATGCA GTCTCTACGGGAATTCCATCATTCAGCCttggcttaactcaagaacaccCTTCCACCCGATGGGAGGAGGTAGCAGCAATTCGACGTCATTACGATGTGGTGCCTGCAGCTGGCCCGATACATGGATCTACGTCAAACACACTGACTGTA GTATGTGTGATGAACCATTCATCAACTCCCGACTTGACAGATGACCACCCTACTCAACTGTGGGCTGAGGCTGAAGTAATTGCTCGCAAGTATGACGTTGTGCCTACACTTGACACGTCTCGTGGATCTACGTCTAACCCAACACCAGTA GGACCCATTGCAGTGCCTGTGTTCGCAGGTCCTCAGCACCAGTCCTCGATTGGGAATGCTGTTCAAAATTCTGTTACGAAAATCAATCAAAGTGAAGGCCGAGCAATTGGTAGCAACGATAACGACAAAACACCTATACAA CAAATACCTAGGACTCATCCAGGTTACAGCATGGTCTTCAATCAAACATGTGCTGCCCCTCAAAAGTTTTCACGCCAACCCTTAGGGGCTGTAGTGCCGTTGCGCACAATCGATTGGAATTCGTATGCTCCACGCACCCGCACCCGCACACTCCAAATGCGGTCTGTGAAAAAACCGGAATCTCAG GTTGTCTATGATTGGATGGCTACCAACGTTAATTTGGACAG gAATGCGGAGTTATTTAATTATGGTGGGTGGTCTGCACGCCGGGAGGACTTTATGTCGTTATTGGAAGGCAATCAAGTGGCGGTTGCTATAATCAATGCTTGGGCATCACTGCTAAACTTTAGGGAGCGGGGTAAACCAATTGCTGCACCTAGTAGGTTTTTCGTGTCAATAGCTACAACG TTGCACACAGTTAGTAACTTTCAAGCACCCCGTTCACATCGATTACAATTATTCACTGAGCGGATGGAGGCCGAATTAAAGTTAACAAGTTATGCTACATGGGGAGATGTGGACATG TTCATTTTCCCTATATTGCATGGCACACATTATTATGTTATTTCTGTTGATGTAAGACGATTGAAGTTCGATATTATTGATAACTTATCTACTGGTGGTGATTCACTCGAAAAATATGGCCAAACCCATATGCAGCTG CATGATTTGCTCTCCGTATTCTTCGAGGACTCCGGATTCCCTGCACTCTACATAAAGGTCACTGCACTGCAACCACGACGCCTTCGAATGTCATGGCGCGAAACAAAAAACAGCATCGACTCTGGTGTATTTGCAATGCGCCATATGGAGACGTATGTAGGGCAGTCGATAGCCTCTTGGGATTGTGGTATTCGGAGGGGTGATGCAAGGTGTGTGCGTGAAATGCGCGTAAGGCTCATGTCAGAACTTTTGCTGTTTCATAACAACACACCGTCTGCCCAACGTCAACGCAGTGGGGGGATTTGA